GCCAGGTGGCGTGACCGAGGATCGGCAGCACGACGGCGAGCCCGACGAATACTGGCAGCGAGCCGATGATCAGGCCGACGGCCACGATCAGCCCCCAGACGGCCATCACGATCGGGTTCGCCAGGACCACGCGCACCGAGGTGTGGATCGCTTCATAGGCGCCGACATCGCGATCAAGCAACAATGGGAAAGCGATGACCGTCGTGCACAACACCACCACAGCGAAGATGAAGCCGATGGCATGTCCCAGGATAATCAGCGTCCAGCCACGTCCGGTGGCGAATATTGCGTTGATGAAGCTGGATATCGATTCCGGCGGAGCCGGGCCGAAAAGGTATTGGTAGAACATCTGCGCCGTCAAAAGCCAGGTGATGAAAATCGCAAACAGCATGATCCCGACCGCCGCGATGGCCGGCAGCGCCGGAGAATTCCTGACCTCGAATGCATGCCGCCAGGAGGTGTCGAGTCCGGCCTCCCGTCTACGGCTGATTTCATAGAGGCCGATCGCCGCGAATGGGCCAATCAGCGCAAAACCAGAAACCAGCGGAAACAACAACGGCAAAGCATTGGCGCCTGAAGTCCAAGCGGCGAGCACGACGCCCACGAGCGGATAGATCAGGCAGAGAAAGACGATATGCGATGGTTTGACCATGAAATCATCGACGCCCCGTTTGAGCGCGTCGAAAAGGTCGGAAACACCGATTTTCCGAATTTTGGTATGTTCCAGCGTCTCGCTGGCGCCTGCTATCACATGAAAGCTTGCCATGACCGTTCCTCCAGACCGGGTCCGGAAGGTCGCGGTTTTGGCGGTGCTGTCGTCTGCGTGACTGGCCACACAAGACCGCGACCTACACCGCCATCAACATACTCTCTTGCGCGGGGCTTGTCGCCCGTTGTTGGCAAGGATAGGAGGACCGAGCGGCTCGGCTGCCTCTGGCGGCCCTTCTTCGATATGCTTATGCAGCGCCGCGCACCCTTTTTTACGCACGCAAAGACGCTGTACCACTTGGATTGGCGCATGATCCTTTCCCAACCGCAGGTCGGCGAAGCAAAATCGATCCGATCGCGACAGCTCTATAAGCGTCTTTAGCACGGCACGTGCCGACCGGCCGCCGGAGAGCGGTTCGCGAGCGGCGATCTGCGCTCAAACTCCGGCTGAGATCAAAGTGCGCGTGACAATGGTGTCGGCAAGCAGCGCGGCGAAGATCACGAAGAGATAGAAGATCGAATAGGCAAACAGCGCCTTGGCCGGTTTCAGTTCCTCTTCGGGAGCGGCCAGAAGCTTCCAGGCGTGCCAGATGAAAGCGGCACCCAATGCGGCCGAGGCAATTCCGTAGTAGCCGCTGGCGAATCCGAAGAGCCAAGGCAGTATGCCGACCGGCGCCAAAAGCAGCGCATAGGCAAGGATCTGCCTTCGCGTTGAAGCTGGGCCTGCCACATTCGGCATCATCGGAATACCGGCAGCGGCGTAGTCGCCAACCTTGAACAGCGCCAGCGCCCAGAAATGCGGCGGCGTCCAGAGAAAGATGATCAGAAACAGGATGAGGCTTTCAATGCCGATGGCGCCAGTTGCGGCGGCCCATCCAATCATCGGAGGAAGGGCGCCAGCCGCGCCACCGATGACGATGTTCTGCGGTGTCGAGCGCTTCAGCCACATCGTGTAGATGACGACGTAGAAGAAGATGGTGAAGGCAAGCAGCGATGCTGCAAGCCAGCCCACCAGTACGCCGAGCGTCATGACCGAAAGCCCGGAAAGCACAAGGCCGAAGCCGAGAGCTTCGCCCGGCGTAACGCGGCCCGACGGAACCGGCCGCCTTGATGTGCGCGACATCAACGCGTCGATGTCCGCGTCGTACCACATGTTGAGGGCCCCCGCCGCTCCCGCTCCGATCGCAATCGCGCCGATTGCAATCACGGCAATGGCCGGATTCATCCCGCTAGGCGCCACCATCAGACCGACGAAAGCGGTGAATACGGCAAGCGCCATGACCCGCGGCTTCATAAGCGCGAAGAAATCACCCGCCGTCGCTTCCGAGGGGCGGATGACGGTATCGTCGAGGCGGCTTTCCCCAGTCGACATCTCAGACCACCGATCGAAGCGGGCAAGCTGGGCCATGATCCCGAACTGAACGCCCGCGCAAGCGAGAACTGGTACCCTGCTTTTGCTTACGCTGTCCTTCGGTTCGGATAAAATCGCGGTAGAACAAGGACGGATGGCAGAGAAGCCTGGTCACTTGGAAAACGTTTTCAGATAAGCAATGACATTGGCCACGTCCGCATCGTTCTTGAGGCCTGGAAACGCCATCTTGGTCCCCTTGACCATAGCCCTGGGGTCGTGAAGGTAGGTCGTCAGTGTTGGTTCGTCCCATTTGACGCCGGATTTGCCGGCCGCGATCATGGCATCAGAATATTTAAAATCCGGATGCGTCCCGGCGGTGCGGCCGATGACCCCGTGCAGCGATGGCCCGATCTTGTTCTTGTCTTCATTTGCGATGTGGCAGACTTGGCATTTGGTGAAGACCTTCTCACCAGCCGCGGCATCCTGTGCCTGCGACGGATGCGCGACGAAGATCGTAACGGACACCGCAGCGAAAAACGCTATAGTGCGCATGGCATTTCCTCTCTGATCGTCATTTGTGTCTTGGACGATCGCGTCTGGGCCGAATATCCGCCCTCCCCAGTGGAATTGCGGTACCAATGTACCATGGAATCCAGGCGGCGGGTAGAAAAAGCCAAGCATCGCTGAGGTTTAGAACCCGGCGCGCTCAAGGCGGGTCGGTGTTGCAGCTCCCGGCAATCTGCGCGACCGCCTCATCGAGCCCCGCAAGGTCGAAATCCGCCTGGCCGCGCCCCGACAGCAACCCGAACCGCCAGGAGAGCAGCAGCCGGCTTGCGGGAACAAGACGCTTGATGCCGTCGGCGCCGTCGCGCATCAGCAATCGGCCGCGCGACCCGACCGACCAGCTCTCGTTGAACTTGCCGCCACCATCAACGGTAACCGACATTGTGATCTTGCCGCCGGCCGAAACCGCGTCATTCAATTGCAGCCATTCGGTCCAGCGCGGTTCGCCGGCTGCCCGGCAGGCAATGGTCAGGACCGGGCTGTAGCTCAAGGCGCCACCCCCGGTGATCAGTTTGTTGGTGGCATGGAGCGAAGCCGTGGCAAGCCCATCCGCACCCGTGGCGAAGCGCCAGCTGCCGCCAATCGCGTCGGCGTAGGCGACATCACAGGCGAAGGCCAGAACGAGCGCCAGGGCGACAGTACGTCCCGTTTCAAAGACTAAGCTCAACGCCCCCTCCACGACCAATGCGGTTTGCATCACAAGCGCAGATAATGATCAATGCTTGGTATCGCCAAGGGCCACCTCCCGCGAAGCGAATCGGCTGTTGCAGTTTCGCAACGAAAAAGGCCGCCTCGAGGGCGGCCTTCGTCGATTCCATCAAGCGCCGGAGCCTTATTCGGCGTCCTTGGCGGCCTTCTTCTTCGGCGCGGCCTTCTTTTTCGGCTCTTCCGTCTCGTCGCCGGCCTTGGCTTCATCTGCCTTGGCTTCAGTCTTCTTGGCCGCCGCCTTCTTCGCCGGCTTGGCCTTGGCCGCGGTTTCCGCTTCCTCGTCGTCCGCCATCAGCTCTTCCTTGCTGACCTTGACGTCGGTGACCGAGATCTGCCCGAGCAGGTGGTCGACCACCTTCTCCTCGAACATCGGTGCCCGCAGCGCGTTCAGCGCCTCGGGGTTGCTGCGGTAGAATTCGAAGGCTTCCTGCTGCTGGTTGGCTGGGAAGCGGCGAACCTGCTCGAACAGGCCACGCTGCAACTCCTCATCGGAAACGGTGACACCGGCCTTTTCGCCGATCTCGGCCAGCACCAGGCCGAGACGCACGCGGCGCTCGGCAAGGCGCATATATTCGGCGCGGGCTTCTTCTTCGGTCGTCTCTTCGTCGGCGAAAGTGCGGCCGGCGGCTTCCAGGTCGCGGTTGACCTGCGCCCAGATGTTGTTGAACTCGGCCTCGACGAGCTTCGACGGTGCCTCGAACGAGTAGGCCGCGTCAAGCTGGTCGAGCAGCTGGCGCTTGACCTTCTGGCGCGTCATCGAGCCGAACTGGTTCTCGATCTGGCCGCGCACGATGTCACGCAGGCGCTCGAGTGACTCCAGGCCAAGGTTCTTGGCGGTCTCGTCGTTGATTTCCAGTTCGCCAGGCTTCGACACTTCCTTGACGGTGACATCGAAGGTGGCTTCCTTGCCGGCCAGATGCGCAGCCTGGTAGTTTTCCGGGAAGGTCACGGTGACCTGCTTCTCGTCGCCGGCCTTGGTGCCGATGAGCTGATCCTCGAAGCCCGGAATGAATTCCTTGGAGCCGAGCACCAGCGGCTGGTCGGTGCCGGCGCCGCCGGCAAAGGCCTCGCCGTCGATCTTGCCGACATAGTCGATCGAGACGCGGTCGCCTTCGGCGGCCTTGCCGGTCTTCGGCTCGTAGCTGCGCGCTGATTCGGCGACACGCTTGACCTGCTCGTCGATCTCGGAATCCGGCACGTCGAATACCTGACGCGTCACCTTGATGTCGGAGAAATCCTTGATCTCGATGGCCGGGATGACCTCGTAGTTGAGGCGGAACTCGAAATCGGCGCCGCCGGCCAGGATCTTCTCGGCTTCCTTCTCGTCCTCGGTCATGATGACCTCGGGCTGCATGGCGGCCTTTTCGCCGCGCCCGGTGATGATGGAACGGGTCGAGTCGTTGAGGATTTCGTTGACCACTTCGGCCATGAACGACTTGCCGTAGACCTTGCGCAGGTGTTGCACCGGCACCTTGCCCGGGCGGAAGCCGTTGATGCGGACCTTGTTCCTGGCGTCGGTGAGTCGCGCCATCAGCTTGGCTTCCATGTCACCGGCCGGCACGGTGATCTTGATCTCGCGCTTGAGACCGGAGTTGAGTGTTTCGGTGACCTGCATCGTAAAACCTTTGTTTTCACCAATGAGGCTGCCAAACGGCTCTCTGCCGTTCACAGCCTGCCGGTATAGTCTTGCCGGAAATGGCTTTTGGTACGGAACCTGGCGATTTGACCGAAATTACGGCTCAAACTCTTCCAAACTGCGTTCCAAGATGTGAATAAGTTCTTGTTTTTCCTACTTCTTATCACATTCTGCAGAAGCGGATCGTCGCGTCCCGTCACATTCGACACGCCTTTTGTCACAGGCGAGGCTAATTTTCAACCATCTTCGCGTTTAGGCGAATAACCAACATTTCGGCTCCGACATTGACAGAATGATGGCTACATGGGATTGCCGGAACATGCGGATGTGGCGGAACTGGTAGACGCCCTGGATTTAGGTTCCAGTGCCGAAAGGCGTGGGGGTTCGAGTCCCTTCATCCGCACCAGTTCGACAACCCTGGCCACCTAATACAATGGCTCCTCGAACAGCGTCTTGTCGCCGTCCACCAGCGCCTTGATCTGTGCGCTGCCGTCAGAAGCCAGCGCAAGGCGTATCCCGAACGGCCGCACCCGCATGTCGTTCTGGATCGCCAGTCCCTCGCCTTCCGGCAGATAGAACCGTTCGATGCCGTAGTCGGGCGCGATCGTCGCTCCCTCGCTCCGCAGATCCCAGCCTTCGGTGACATGACCCGATATGTCGGCCTCGTCGGCAGCGGCCGGGGTCGGCGCCTTGCCGAACCAGGCGGTGGTCGGCGTCCAGTAGCCGTCAACGCCCTTCTTCAGGCGCACCACGATCGTCGTGTCGTCGCTGGAGAATTTGTCGGGCGGAATGTTGGCGATCATTTTCACGGGCATGCGCGAAATATCGTAGCCGAGGATGATGTAGTCGCCGCGCAGCAGGTCGCGCGGGTCAACTGGCTCGATCTTCAAGAGCACTTCCTTGCCGTTGCGCAGGATCGCCGCCCGGCCAGCGATGATCCAGCTCAGGAAGCCGATCTGGACAAGCGCAAGCACCAGCGCCGAGATGACAAGTCTCCTTCCGGTCATCATGCCACGGCTCTCCTGGCCACCGGGGCCTTCATGCGTTTCTCGACGCGGATGATAATGAGTGCGACGATGCCGAGCAGCACTGCTGCCGCGAGGAAGAAACCGGCGGTGTCGAGCATCGATTGCAGGGTTACGACATAGATGATCGCGAGTTCGAAGGCGAAGCCGAAATAGGCAAGCCAGCGCAGGCCACGGCTCTCACGCCCCGCCAGCACGATTGCCGCCACGATGCCGGCGAGCGCCACGACCGAGGCAATGGCGAAACCGCTGTTGTAGGTGCTTTCATCGGCCAGTTCGAACTGGATGATCGCCAGGCCGGTGAGGAAGCCGAGCAGCGCGTGCAGGGGCAAACGCCCGCCGAGCTGCACGGTCCTGTCGACCGGTTCCGGCGCAAAGACGGCGGTAGTGAACAGCACCACGGACACAATGACCAATGGGATCGCCACCGGCAGCGTCGCGTGGTCCATGGCCAGCAGCACGAGATAGAAGAGCAATGATAGGAGGATCAGATGGCGCGCCGCCTGGCTGCGGGTGCAGAAGGAGACTGCGAACAGCACGGCCGCCATTGCAACGAAGGCATGCGGAAACGCGCTGCGATTGAAATAGTCGAACCCTTTCAGAAACAGCCAGGCGTCGGCGATAGCGACCGCAGCGACGGTCAGCGGGTTCGACCGCAAGGCGACCGCCGCCAGTGCCGTGCCGGCACCCCAGGTGATCAGCGCGGAAGCCTCGTCGCCGGACAAATGATACATCTGCCCGATCAGCGCGATCGAGCCCCCGAACGCGGCGGCCGCCACGATCCACAAGGCTTCGCCGACCGCTGCATGGTCACGCGTCTTCAGCACCGCGCCGCCGACATAGCCGCCCAGGATAGCGGCAAAGAGCGCAACCACCCGCGCCAGTCGCGGGATCGCGTCCCAGTTGGAGGCGACGAAGATCAGGATGGCCGCGCCAAACAGCAAGGCCGCCATCATCGCCAGGATCGAGCCGAAGCTGAGCGAATTGCGCGTGTTGGCTTCGACGTCGCGCGCCAAGATATCGGCGGTCGAGGCATCGATCAGTCCGGCCTGTTGCCATCGTGCGATGTCCGACCTGACCCGTGTCGAGTAGCCCGCCATATCCTCCCCCCGCTGCTTGGCCGGTTTTTTCAGCCGAAGCTGCCAAACCGTTGACGTTACGGCACTTTCTGATTCTTGGCTTCTTTGTGTCAGGTCCGTGAAGGCGCGTTAATGTTGCATTGCACAATTTGCATTGCTGCCATGCAGCCATAGCGCTTTTAAATCGATATGAGCCCGCCTATTTATGGTTCGTACACAAACGGAATGATCCGCAAGAAAGACGAAACGAGAACTACCATGAACCTGATCCGCAACTACCGCAACTGGCGCCGCTACCGGGACACCGTTTCCGAGCTGAGCCGCCTGAGCAACCGCGAACTGACCGACCTCGGCATCAGCCGCAGCGACATCCCTTACGTCGCTCGCAAGGCGGTCTAATTCTTCGGACCGCAAATGGTCCGAACCAGATCTGTAAAAGAGAACGACAATGAACCTGATCCGCAACTATCGTAACTGGCG
The genomic region above belongs to Mesorhizobium sp. B4-1-4 and contains:
- a CDS encoding DUF2189 domain-containing protein; this encodes MASFHVIAGASETLEHTKIRKIGVSDLFDALKRGVDDFMVKPSHIVFLCLIYPLVGVVLAAWTSGANALPLLFPLVSGFALIGPFAAIGLYEISRRREAGLDTSWRHAFEVRNSPALPAIAAVGIMLFAIFITWLLTAQMFYQYLFGPAPPESISSFINAIFATGRGWTLIILGHAIGFIFAVVVLCTTVIAFPLLLDRDVGAYEAIHTSVRVVLANPIVMAVWGLIVAVGLIIGSLPVFVGLAVVLPILGHATWHVYRKVVEPPARPAS
- a CDS encoding heme o synthase is translated as MSTGESRLDDTVIRPSEATAGDFFALMKPRVMALAVFTAFVGLMVAPSGMNPAIAVIAIGAIAIGAGAAGALNMWYDADIDALMSRTSRRPVPSGRVTPGEALGFGLVLSGLSVMTLGVLVGWLAASLLAFTIFFYVVIYTMWLKRSTPQNIVIGGAAGALPPMIGWAAATGAIGIESLILFLIIFLWTPPHFWALALFKVGDYAAAGIPMMPNVAGPASTRRQILAYALLLAPVGILPWLFGFASGYYGIASAALGAAFIWHAWKLLAAPEEELKPAKALFAYSIFYLFVIFAALLADTIVTRTLISAGV
- a CDS encoding c-type cytochrome produces the protein MRTIAFFAAVSVTIFVAHPSQAQDAAAGEKVFTKCQVCHIANEDKNKIGPSLHGVIGRTAGTHPDFKYSDAMIAAGKSGVKWDEPTLTTYLHDPRAMVKGTKMAFPGLKNDADVANVIAYLKTFSK
- the tig gene encoding trigger factor — translated: MQVTETLNSGLKREIKITVPAGDMEAKLMARLTDARNKVRINGFRPGKVPVQHLRKVYGKSFMAEVVNEILNDSTRSIITGRGEKAAMQPEVIMTEDEKEAEKILAGGADFEFRLNYEVIPAIEIKDFSDIKVTRQVFDVPDSEIDEQVKRVAESARSYEPKTGKAAEGDRVSIDYVGKIDGEAFAGGAGTDQPLVLGSKEFIPGFEDQLIGTKAGDEKQVTVTFPENYQAAHLAGKEATFDVTVKEVSKPGELEINDETAKNLGLESLERLRDIVRGQIENQFGSMTRQKVKRQLLDQLDAAYSFEAPSKLVEAEFNNIWAQVNRDLEAAGRTFADEETTEEEARAEYMRLAERRVRLGLVLAEIGEKAGVTVSDEELQRGLFEQVRRFPANQQQEAFEFYRSNPEALNALRAPMFEEKVVDHLLGQISVTDVKVSKEELMADDEEAETAAKAKPAKKAAAKKTEAKADEAKAGDETEEPKKKAAPKKKAAKDAE
- a CDS encoding GDYXXLXY domain-containing protein, which encodes MMTGRRLVISALVLALVQIGFLSWIIAGRAAILRNGKEVLLKIEPVDPRDLLRGDYIILGYDISRMPVKMIANIPPDKFSSDDTTIVVRLKKGVDGYWTPTTAWFGKAPTPAAADEADISGHVTEGWDLRSEGATIAPDYGIERFYLPEGEGLAIQNDMRVRPFGIRLALASDGSAQIKALVDGDKTLFEEPLY
- a CDS encoding DUF2157 domain-containing protein, whose protein sequence is MAGYSTRVRSDIARWQQAGLIDASTADILARDVEANTRNSLSFGSILAMMAALLFGAAILIFVASNWDAIPRLARVVALFAAILGGYVGGAVLKTRDHAAVGEALWIVAAAAFGGSIALIGQMYHLSGDEASALITWGAGTALAAVALRSNPLTVAAVAIADAWLFLKGFDYFNRSAFPHAFVAMAAVLFAVSFCTRSQAARHLILLSLLFYLVLLAMDHATLPVAIPLVIVSVVLFTTAVFAPEPVDRTVQLGGRLPLHALLGFLTGLAIIQFELADESTYNSGFAIASVVALAGIVAAIVLAGRESRGLRWLAYFGFAFELAIIYVVTLQSMLDTAGFFLAAAVLLGIVALIIIRVEKRMKAPVARRAVA
- a CDS encoding DUF1127 domain-containing protein, whose product is MNLIRNYRNWRRYRDTVSELSRLSNRELTDLGISRSDIPYVARKAV